Proteins found in one Hirundo rustica isolate bHirRus1 chromosome Z, bHirRus1.pri.v3, whole genome shotgun sequence genomic segment:
- the RNF170 gene encoding E3 ubiquitin-protein ligase RNF170 isoform X3 gives MSCPVCLQQATFPIETNCGHLFCGSCIIAYWRYGSWLGAIRCPICRQTVTLFLPLFGEDQQGAAQVFQDVNDYNRRFSGQPRSIMERIMDLPTLLRHAFREMFSVGGLFWMFRIRIFLCLIGALLYLASPLDFLPEALFGILGFLDDFFVIFLLLIYISIMYREVVTQRLNR, from the exons ATGTCGTGCCCAGTCTGTTTGCAACAGGCTACATTTCCTATAGAAACGAACTGTGGACATCTCTTCTGTG GTTCCTGCATTATTGCCTACTGGAGATATGGCTCATGGCTGGGTGCCATCCGCTGTCCAATCTGCAGACAGACG GTAACACTGTTCTTACCGCTCTTCGGTGAAGATCAGCAGGGTGCAGCCCAAGTGTTTCAAGATGTTAATGATTACAATCGAAGATTCTCAGGACAGCCCAGATCG ATTATGGAAAGAATTATGGATCTCCCCACTTTATTGCGACATGCTTTCAGGGAGATGTTTTCTGTAGGGGGCCTCTTCTGGATGTTTCGCATCAGAATATTCCTCTGCTTGATTGGAGCCTTGCTGTACCTGGCTTCACCTCtggattttcttcctgaagCTCTGTTTGGAATTCTGGGTTTCTTGGATGatttctttgtcatttttcttctgttaatatATATCTCTATCATGTACAGAGAAGTGGTAACACAGCGTCTAAATAGATGA